The genomic interval TACAGTCACTTAAAATGGTGCAGCGTGTCACAGAGTATCAAGATTCCATGTTAACCTCGTCCAACAACCGACCAAATCTAAGGCAGTCATCTACTACCTTCGAGTCTGACGGGACATCTTCTATGTTCTCTTCTGGTCCTTACTCTGGTTTAAGTGCCTTTGACAATGACAACATCTCGCGGACAGCAGTTTTCTCTGAAGATCTCCACGAAGGACGATGAAGGCTTTTTAAGGTAAGTTAACCAGAAGTCTTCATTCGGTTTAAAGTTTGATTGCCATAAACAACAATGTGACGAGTGTTGGGAAAAAAGGAGCAGGATTTTTCGACATAATGTTTGTAACTGTTTATTAGTGGGAGTGGTAGGAACAGGTGCTTTTGGGTATCCTTCATGGAGAACGGTAGTTCATTTTCCCATTGGCTGTGGTTCTCCTCCTGGATAGATTTTgtacatatatcatatatgccTTGTAGCTTTTTTAAAGGGTCTTTtaatttagtgtttttttttttttttttttttttttttttttttttttttttttttttttttcctggttcTGTCgttataaaacttgaaattgatGTGATATTTCCGACCATTCCCATGGGATTTGGGTTTTTATTCTTTGTATTCAATTAAGTCATTTTCAATCATACAGATGCATTTTACGTGACTTTATATGTGTACAACTTAAATAAACAATggcataaaatatattatatcatacagATGCTGGTTGTAGGACAAATAGAAATCCCATATACAACGCTAACTtttatggacgtgtttcacagTTTCACTCATGAATCACTTGCAACCAAAGAGTTGTGTGGCTTGGGAGTTTTGGAGAACGCCTCTAATGCCTAAGTCAACATTACAatgagaatatcattttttagaCAAATGAATTAGATGATCTTCACATACTTGggtgatatgtatatatatagtccctGAGATTTCTGTTGCCATGCAATAGCTGGCTTATCTGTTAAATTATTATGAACGTGTTTCACAGCCTCACTCACGCGATTATCTGCAACCAAATAGTTGTGTGGCTTTGAGGTTCTGGGGAACGcctccaatgcctaagtcagCAATCACAGtgagaatttcattttctaaaaaaatgaattagatGATTTTTACATACCtgagtgtgtatatatagagcCCTTAAGATTTCTATTGCCATGTGATAGTCCGTTTATctgttatttgaaattcaagtctCGGGATGAAGGACTTAACCAAATCCAAATGATCGGATAACTCTCCTTATCCGAGAGACTCTCAATCAGTTATTCCTTCAACAACTAGGATGGGTTGGACTCTCAGGGAATTGGGTTATTGGCCTGACTTGTAGCTCAGGCCCATAAGGCGGCCCAATAGGCCTTGAAGTGGTAGCCAGCCCAAAGCTTTCTAAGGTAAAAATgacgattatttgaatttttaaaaattatgaacatatttttaaaaatttgaaaatttgaaacttgtaaTTATCTGAGTTATACGAGTATTTTCGtttattaaaaatctttttcaaatttgaattatatttcgAATTATCTGGAAATGCACGTTCGAGGAAAATTATCTCAAgcgtaattttttatttatttaaaattaaaaactttttattatGTAACAttcaaaaaatctaatttttttattaaaaaaattttaaaactatttaaacattttttgaaaCTTATACCGCAACTCCAAACAGGTACTTACCAATTAAACCACGTTTGCAACGGCGATAGAAACTTGCGAGGGAGGGaacaagaatcataaataagagagagaagTCGCTAACGTAAGCCAGTGGAAGGGTGCGCACCCTCCTTAACCTGCGCACAAACTCGCGGCATATGCATGACTGTAGAGGAGGATGGAGGGCGAATAAATACGAGAGGAAAGCCAAAGAAAGAGTCAGAGTCAGAGACAGAGAGATAGTAGGGTTGGGTTTACCGAGCGGGATCGCCGAGTTGGGTTTGCGGGCGTGTGTGTGACCAACCCACAACAAAAAAGGAAACACAGGGCGGGGGGTGAGTTTTTGGGTTTGGATAGGGGGACGTGGAAACGGTGGAATTAGCAAAAAAATGGTGAACAAGAAGATTATTAGTTCTCtaccttctctctctttcctctctatCTTTTTCCTCTCATCATTCTTTACCCAAATTTCTCTAACCCTAAAACACTCTCTATCTCGATCCCTATCCCCGCCGATACCAAATACCACCATATTTTCTCACGCCCGGCCCAATACAATTCTCTCAtctttctctttccctttttaTCTATTACTCTCTCCTCTCGCTGTTGCTTCGTTTCTCTTCCAGGTTTCTTCTCTGTCGCGGTTTTCGTTTTCGTGGTCCAAGACTGACAAGGTAGTGCATCTTTCTCTCTCCGTTGATCCTGTGAGGTTCTTCTATGTAGGTTTTCTTCGATTTAGTGTTGCTTGTCATGCTTCTGGGTGGGTTTTTGTTTGTGGGTGCGTGGGTTTCTGTTTGTGTGCGGTGACTGATGAATGCTTGTGCGTTTATGATTGGTTGGGGGATTGTTATTATCTTTTCTGGGTTTTGTTCGGAGGTGGTTTCGCATATATCCTAATTTACTGTGTTTGCTTTGATTAATGTTTTTGGTTGCTTAGATTGACTATGGcattattttatatcatcttgGATTGTTGAATTGTTctgtgttaattttttatttgggttttttttcccGATTTCTTCTGTTCTTTATTTGGTTAGTGTAGCGTAATCTCATAAGATTTCATTGCATGCTTTTGTTAATTCCCTTTGTATTATTAGATCTACATTCTTTAAAATTCTCCCCTCCTTTCACGGTTTCTCGACCTGTTAGCTATGAATGCTCTCTATTGACATCTTGGGTTTTTCTTGTCCACACTGGCGAGGATTACTGATTATCCACCTTTTTGAAAAACTCCTATTTTACTGATTTCTTTTGTTCACGTAGACCGTATTTGGGGAATGCTTCAGATCCCTCCCATTTCCCATCTCATTCTTATCTAGTAAAGAATTAGTTAGGAACTGTTGAGTATAAATgctgatgttttattttttttgtttgaatttctaTGTTGTGgcattacttatataaaaaacaaaacttctATGTTGTAGCATTGCCAAAGTTGCTGGAGTACGgtgttattatttttgtttttcgcTTGGAAGTTGTGACACCACAAGAAGCGAGcaataattatttcatttcctaTCATGGATGACTTTAGTGGTTCTCAGTTTAATGGTAACATCAATCCTGTAAGGAAGAAAAGGACTCAAACTTCTCGCAGACCTCGGCTCGAGTCACAGCTGCTGGATGGAGATCATAATAATTCACATTTTTCTCCAAATGCACTTTCAGATGATGTAAGCAAGGTCTCTAGTGATGATAATGCCAATGGAGATACTGATTATACGAGGAAAGAGTTCGATGTCAATCTATGCGTGTCCAGGGTTCCTTTTGGTGCTGGACCTGAAAGCGAAAATCTCAATGAGAATACTAAAAGTGATGGAGGattcaattcattttacaaTAATGTGCCTGCCCAAAGTGGATTTAATAAAAAGCGTAGTAGTGAAGGTGTACTTGCCCCTGCTAACTGGAAAAGCACTAGCAAGTTGAAGGATGGGTTGGAATTAGAGTTAAGAAGTATGGATGAAAATGGTGGAAGGAATGGTGAAGGTCTGATTTCAGGAAAGGCAGGAGTCTTACCACATAGATCGGCAATTGAGAAAAAGGTTAAAAAGGTCAAGCTTAAGGTTGGTGGCGTCACACATACAATTCAAGCAAACGCCACTTCTAATGGTGCCATAGGGTGCAGGTCTTCTGCTAAGAGTTCTCGATCTATAGATGCCTCAAGACCGTGGCAGAAGCAGAATCTTCAGGTATCTAACTGTTGCTCCTTGCAAGCTTGAGTTGATGAATAGTGTTAGCTTTTCCTCATTTCTAGAATGGTTTCTTTTTTCCATGTATTGATCCATGCTATCGAAGTTATATGAGGCACTCAATTTGTATGAGGTGCTAATTGGTTTTTTTAAGCAACCCATGTCAGGGTTCAAAACTTTATATTGAGCTTTTACTTTATCTGATAAACTTACTGTTTGATAGTCTGACCTATTCTTTATAATCTGCATAATCTGTGGGAAAACCCTATATTGTAAATTTTGCAGCTCACCTTTGTGATTATTTAGTTGGACTATTCAAAATCTTAAAGCTTGTATATAAGCACGGCTTTTATACTAATATGTTTGTATCACCATAATAGTTGCTGTTATCCTGGAGTAACATATCGAATctagtattttcttttcatcagaaaaatgtttttatttcagGGAAATTTGGACGATAACCACTCTCCCATAGGTAAGAGGAGTGGCTTACAAGGAATTCCATGGAATGATTTCTCAAGAGGTGGTTGTCTTGGGAAGAGCACATATATTAAGGAAAGAGAAGAATTAGAATCAGTTTGTAAGGGCAAGCGAGTCACTAAGAGGTGTGTTCTTGATGTGGAATTTGGTGGtgatgatgaggatgacgagATTCGGTACCTAGAGAAGGTTAAAACTTCGATGTCAAACAAAGGATCTAAAGAAGATAATGATGAATCAGGCAAGAAACATCGGAAACTTTCTGGGTTATCTAATAAGCAAAATGGTGGGTCATTAAGGTTAAGCAAAGGTGGCAAGAGGTCCAGATTGGATAGAGAATCTGAGGGCAGACAATTAGAAGAAGAGTCAGGGTCTGATGGGGAACTTGAAGctaagagaaagaagaaacaaatgaaGGAATCAGTTGATTCCTTAATTGATAATAGGAGGGAAATTACTCTTACAACGCGGCAACGTGCCCTTCAGTCTAGCAAAGACGCAGCAACTGGCAAAAGTTTCATAGAGTTTCCAAATGGACTGCCACCTGCTCCACCAAGAAGTGAGCATTCATCTCTGTCTTGCTTTCCTACTTCATGAACTTTTGAAGTCTATAGTAGgataattaattgtaaattctcatctttattttggtttttgttgatACCAGAGCAGAAGGAGAAACTTTCAGAACTAGAGCAGCAACTAAAGAAAGCTGAGGCTGCTCAGAGACGGAGGATGCAGGTTGAGAAGGCTGCTCGGGAATCTGA from Juglans microcarpa x Juglans regia isolate MS1-56 chromosome 4S, Jm3101_v1.0, whole genome shotgun sequence carries:
- the LOC121263386 gene encoding uncharacterized protein LOC121263386 isoform X2, coding for MDDFSGSQFNGNINPVRKKRTQTSRRPRLESQLLDGDHNNSHFSPNALSDDVSKVSSDDNANGDTDYTRKEFDVNLCVSRVPFGAGPESENLNENTKSDGGFNSFYNNVPAQSGFNKKRSSEGVLAPANWKSTSKLKDGLELELRSMDENGGRNGEGLISGKAGVLPHRSAIEKKVKKVKLKVGGVTHTIQANATSNGAIGCRSSAKSSRSIDASRPWQKQNLQGNLDDNHSPIGKRSGLQGIPWNDFSRGGCLGKSTYIKEREELESVCKGKRVTKRCVLDVEFGGDDEDDEIRYLEKVKTSMSNKGSKEDNDESGKKHRKLSGLSNKQNGGSLRLSKGGKRSRLDRESEGRQLEEESGSDGELEAKRKKKQMKESVDSLIDNRREITLTTRQRALQSSKDAATGKSFIEFPNGLPPAPPRKQKEKLSELEQQLKKAEAAQRRRMQVEKAARESEAEAIRKILGQDSSRKKREDKLKKRNEELAKEKAANAMVLASNTIRWVMRPTGTVVTFSENVGLPTIFDSKPHSYPPPRENCVGPSCNNPFRYRDSRSKLPLCSLQCYKAIREKMLAENSPANVAK
- the LOC121263386 gene encoding uncharacterized protein LOC121263386 isoform X1, which encodes MDDFSGSQFNGNINPVRKKRTQTSRRPRLESQLLDGDHNNSHFSPNALSDDVSKVSSDDNANGDTDYTRKEFDVNLCVSRVPFGAGPESENLNENTKSDGGFNSFYNNVPAQSGFNKKRSSEGVLAPANWKSTSKLKDGLELELRSMDENGGRNGEGLISGKAGVLPHRSAIEKKVKKVKLKVGGVTHTIQANATSNGAIGCRSSAKSSRSIDASRPWQKQNLQGNLDDNHSPIGKRSGLQGIPWNDFSRGGCLGKSTYIKEREELESVCKGKRVTKRCVLDVEFGGDDEDDEIRYLEKVKTSMSNKGSKEDNDESGKKHRKLSGLSNKQNGGSLRLSKGGKRSRLDRESEGRQLEEESGSDGELEAKRKKKQMKESVDSLIDNRREITLTTRQRALQSSKDAATGKSFIEFPNGLPPAPPRKQKEKLSELEQQLKKAEAAQRRRMQVEKAARESEAEAIRKILGQDSSRKKREDKLKKRNEELAKEKAANAMVLASNTIRWVMRPTGTVVTFSENVGLPTIFDSKPHRFFPGGLKIVLSDSSVILLHVKTVWVHLVITHSGTEIPDLSFLFAASSVTRQSGKRC